Proteins encoded together in one Vigna angularis cultivar LongXiaoDou No.4 chromosome 5, ASM1680809v1, whole genome shotgun sequence window:
- the LOC108338830 gene encoding eukaryotic translation initiation factor 4B3, protein MAATVSVWSKPGAWAIDSEEHEAELLQQNPTSDTVKPLADFPSLAVAAATKPKKKKAQTYSLAEFTAKPDTAFADQDPVVLPTGPRQRTAEELDRTRLGGGFRSYGDRPNRNSSGDDSSNSRWGSSRVSDEPRRNGSFGARDSNRELPPSRADETDNWAAAKKPSGGFERRERDRGGFFDSQSRADESESWVSNKSFVPSERRFASNGGGFERERKVIGFGSSGGADSNDWNKKKGESNVGSESVGAGGGRPRLVLQPRSLSVSNEGGDGNVGKPKGSLSVSNEGGDGNVGKPKGVNPFGEARPREQVLAEKGQDWKKIDEQLESMKIKETGGGDAFVKRGFGSSNGGGRAALPESRTERSWRKPISDDESPKSAEKVEDKAVEEN, encoded by the exons ATGGCGGCTACTGTGTCTGTGTGGTCAAAGCCCGGCGCGTGGGCCATCGATTCGGAGGAACACGAGGCTGAACTCCTTCAACAGAACCCCACCAGCGACACCGTCAAACCTCTTGCCGACTTCCCTTCCCTCGCTGTCGCCGCCGCCACCAAGCCCAAGAAGAAGAAGGCCCAGACCTACTCCCTCGCCGAGTTCACTGCCAAGCCCGACACCGCCTTCGCCGACCAAGATCCCGTCGTCCTCCCCACCGGCCCGCGCCAGCGCACCGCTGAGGAGCTTGACCGCACCCGTCTAGGTGGCGGCTTCCGCTCCTACGGTGACCGCCCTAACAGGAATTCCTCGGGGGACGACTCGTCGAATTCCCGTTGGGGTTCATCTAGGGTTTCTGACGAGCCCAGGAGAAACGGTTCCTTTGGGGCTAGGGATTCCAATCGCGAGCTTCCCCCTTCTCGCGCTGACGAGACTGATAATTGGGCAGCGGCAAAGAAACCTTCGGGAGGGTTTGAGAGGAGGGAGAGGGATAGAGGAGGGTTCTTCGATTCGCAGTCGCGCGCTGACGAATCGGAGAGCTGGGTTTCGAATAAGAGCTTTGTGCCGTCGGAGCGGCGATTCGCCTCCAACGGTGGAGGGtttgagagagagaggaagGTTATTGGGTTTGGCTCCAGCGGGGGCGCTGATTCAAATGACTGGAACAAGAAGAAGGGCGAATCCAACGTTGGTAGCGAGAGTGTTGGTGCTGGTGGAGGGAGACCAAGGCTTGTTCTGCAACCTCGGTCTCTGTCGGTGTCCAATGAAGGGGGGGATGGGAATGTGGGGAAACCTAAAGGGTCTCTGTCGGTGTCCAATGAAGGGGGGGATGGGAATGTGGGGAAACCTAAAGGGGTTAATCCGTTCGGAGAAGCGAGGCCAAGGGAGCAGGTTTTGGCGGAGAAAGGGCAAGattggaaaaagattgatgaacaGCTTGAGAGCATGAAGATTAAGGAGACAGGTGGAGGTGATGCCTTTGTGAAGAGGGGTTTTGGGTCTTCCAATGGAGGAGGACGAGCTGCTTTGCCTGAAAGTCGCACTGAGAGGAGTTGGAGGAAGCCCATATCTGATGATGAAAGTCCTAAAAG TGCTGAAAAAGTTGAAGATAAAGCCGTAGAAGAAAATTGA
- the LOC108340325 gene encoding translocase of chloroplast 120, chloroplastic, producing MDYEADGFGANGEGESKRVGEGVSEEIVVGSDSLKSLDVEEDFQEAMEPREQVRDQGSELRPEEAVVDKLDDTNAGSSLTSALVDEQSSDVVQEPDSSKEAIGADSEYGKLGETDLIANQDSKWDGPGNDTVHLDGVDSGVSGDDDFLYGFNGVEEDNLEHNDEIGGKEESGLNSDVEVSDKENGFVVDENSGLTSDKAEFDDTEFKTPRENGGTTLDDVNTDKEDGLDTEVIIESESGVVIPAEGTDDGDLKECDADPKIGDGNTEVKLNDSADSSGDIHDDTYEEVHATSADTTIEQQDEVTRDVKDATLGTDISHEDKNEEETSAPSIQNAELTGYGNGDAEDEISSSLEIPSTKETLPIQEGSAADPNDGSNKDDQAQISDENHRDDENSCVVEEPERIHEKIIKEIGTTQETGEQPVQPSTVVSSTERSADAGPLPVHPSSENSVGAGPTPVRPAGLGRAAPLLEPASRVVQQPRANGTVSNAQAQQMEDSSSGEAEEYDETREKLQMIRVKFLRLAHRLGQTPHNVVVAQVLYRLGLAEQLRGRNGGRVGAFSFDRASAMAEQLEAAGQEPLDFSCTIMVLGKTGVGKSATINSIFDEVKFNTSAFSMGTKKVQDVVGTVQGIKVRVIDTPGLLPSWSDQRSNEKILLSVKNFIKKTPPDIVLYLDRLDMQSRDFSDMPLLRTITEIFGPSIWFNAIVVLTHAASAPPEGPNGTASSYDMFVTQRSHVVQQAIRQAAGDMRLMNPVSLVENHSACRTNRAGQRVLPNGQVWKPHLLLLSFASKILAEANALLKLQDSPPGKPYIARARAPPLPFLLSTLLQSRPQLKLPEEQFGDEDGLDDDLDEASESDDENEHDDLPPFKPLTKAQVEKLSKAHKKAYFDELEYREKLLMKKQLKEERKRRKLMKKMAEAAKDLPSDYSENAEEEGGGAASVPVPMPDLALPASFDSDNPTHRYRYLDSSNQWLVRPVLETQGWDHDVGYEGLNVERLFVVKDRIPLSFTGQVTKDKKDANVQMEIAGSVKHGEGKATSLGFDMQTVGKDLAYTLRSETRFTNFRRNKATAGLSFTLLGDALSGGVKIEDKLVASKRFRVVISGGAMAGRNDIAYGGSLEAQLRDKDYPLGRFLSTLGLSVMDWHGDLAVGCNVQSQIPVGRHTNLVARANLNNRGAGQISIRLNSSEQLQIALVALIPLVKKLVGYPQQLQYGQY from the coding sequence ATGGATTATGAGGCTGATGGTTTTGGTGCCAATGGCGAGGGAGAGAGCAAGAGAGTGGGTGAAGGCGTTTCTGAGGAGATTGTGGTGGGGTCTGACAGTTTGAAGAGTTTAGATGTAGAGGAGGATTTTCAGGAGGCAATGGAGCCACGGGAGCAGGTTCGTGATCAAGGATCGGAACTCCGTCCGGAGGAGGCCGTAGTTGATAAACTGGATGATACCAACGCTGGTAGTTCATTGACTTCAGCTTTGGTGGATGAACAAAGTTCAGATGTCGTTCAGGAGCCTGATTCCTCTAAGGAGGCCATTGGGGCTGATTCTGAGTATGGGAAGCTGGGTGAAACTGATTTAATTGCTAATCAGGATTCGAAATGGGATGGGCCGGGAAATGATACTGTTCATCTGGATGGTGTTGATTCTGGAGTGTCTGGAGATGATGATTTTCTTTATGGTTTTAATGGTGTGGAGGAGGATAATTTGGAGCATAATGATGAGATAGGTGGAAAGGAAGAGTCTGGGTTAAATTCTGACGTAGAGGTGTCAGATAAGGAAAATGGTTTTGTGGTGGATGAAAACTCTGGTTTGACGAGTGATAAGGCTGAATTTGATGATACTGAATTCAAAACTCCTAGAGAAAATGGTGGTACAACGTTGGATGATGTAAACACAGACAAGGAGGACGGTTTGGACACTGAAGTTATTATCGAATCTGAATCCGGTGTGGTGATTCCAGCTGAAGGTACTGACGATGGGGATTTGAAGGAGTGTGACGCAGATCCTAAAATTGGAGATGGCAATACAGAGGTGAAGTTAAATGATTCAGCTGATTCTTCGGGTGATATTCACGATGATACATATGAAGAAGTACATGCCACTTCAGCTGACACGACTATAGAACAACAGGATGAAGTTACTAGGGATGTGAAGGATGCTACTCTGGGCACTGATATAAGCCATGAggataaaaatgaagaagaaacgAGTGCCCCTAGCATTCAGAATGCTGAATTAACTGGTTATGGAAATGGTGATGCCGAAGATGAAATCTCATCCTCTTTGGAAATTCCCTCAACTAAGGAGACATTGCCTATTCAGGAGGGTAGTGCGGCTGATCCAAACGACGGAAGTAATAAGGATGATCAAGCTCAGATTTCAGATGAAAATCATAGAGATGATGAGAACTCTTGTGTGGTTGAAGAGCCTGAAAGGATACATGAGAAGATTATTAAAGAGATAGGAACCACACAAGAGACTGGAGAGCAACCTGTTCAACCTTCCACAGTTGTTTCTTCGACCGAAAGGTCTGCTGATGCTGGGCCTCTTCCTGTTCATCCTTCATCTGAAAATTCTGTGGGTGCTGGACCCACTCCTGTTCGTCCCGCCGGCCTTGGTCGTGCAGCTCCATTGCTGGAACCTGCATCTCGGGTGGTGCAGCAGCCTCGTGCTAATGGTACTGTGTCTAACGCTCAAGCCCAGCAAATGGAGGACTCCTCGAGTGGGGAGGCTGAGGAGTACGACGAGACACGGGAGAAACTTCAGATGATCAGGGTGAAGTTTTTACGGTTGGCTCATAGGCTTGGGCAAACTCCCCATAATGTTGTTGTAGCTCAAGTTTTATATAGATTAGGACTAGCTGAGCAACTAAGAGGAAGGAATGGGGGCCGTGTTGGTGCTTTTAGCTTTGACCGTGCAAGTGCAATGGCGGAGCAGCTTGAAGCTGCAGGTCAGGAGCCACTTGATTTCTCTTGTACAATAATGGTCCTTGGAAAGACTGGAGTTGGTAAAAGTGCTACCATCAATTCTATTTTTGACGAGGTTAAGTTTAATACCAGTGCTTTTAGTATGGGAACCAAGAAGGTTCAGGATGTCGTGGGAACAGTCCAGGGTATTAAGGTACGGGTCATTGATACACCAGGACTTCTACCTTCCTGGTCAGACCAGCGAAGCAACGAGAAGATCCTCCTCTCTGTTAAGAACTTCATAAAGAAAACTCCTCCTGATATTGTGTTGTATCTTGATAGGTTAGATATGCAAAGCAGGGATTTTAGTGACATGCCACTCTTACGCACAATTACGGAAATTTTTGGGCCATCCATTTGGTTCAATGCCATTGTGGTTCTGACTCATGCAGCATCTGCCCCTCCTGAAGGTCCCAATGGCACTGCTTCCAGTTACGACATGTTTGTTACTCAGCGTTCTCATGTAGTGCAGCAAGCCATTCGCCAAGCAGCTGGTGACATGCGTCTCATGAATCCTGTATCCTTGGTAGAGAACCACTCTGCTTGCCGAACAAACAGGGCTGGCCAGAGAGTATTGCCAAATGGCCAGGTTTGGAAGCCTCATTTGTTACTTCTATCTTTTGCCTCTAAAATTCTGGCCGAAGCAAATGCTCTTCTTAAGTTACAAGATAGTCCACCTGGGAAGCCTTATATAGCTCGAGCACGAGCGCCTCCATTACCTTTTCTTTTGTCAACCCTTCTCCAATCACGACCACAGTTAAAGTTGCCGGAGGAGCAGTTTGGTGACGAGGACGGTCTTGATGATGACCTTGATGAGGCATCAGAGTCTGATGATGAGAATGAACATGATGACCTGCCGCCATTTAAACCTTTAACAAAGGCTCAGGTGGAAAAGCTGTCTAAAGCTCATAAAAAAGCATATTTTGATGAGTTAGAGTATAGGGAAAAGCTTTTGATGAAGAAACAattgaaggaagaaagaaagcgACGGAAATTGATGAAGAAAATGGCAGAAGCAGCAAAAGATCTACCTAGTGATTACAGTGAAAATGCGGAAGAAGAAGGTGGTGGTGCAGCTTCTGTTCCTGTTCCGATGCCAGATTTGGCCCTTCCTGCATCTTTTGATTCTGATAACCCCACTCACCGGTATCGTTATCTTGATTCATCAAACCAGTGGCTTGTTAGACCTGTTCTAGAAACTCAAGGATGGGATCATGATGTGGGTTATGAAGGCCTGAATGTAGAAAGATTGTTCGTTGTCAAGGACAGGATACCTTTGTCTTTCACGGGTCAGGTTACTAAAGATAAAAAGGATGCTAATGTTCAGATGGAAATAGCCGGCTCAGTTAAGCACGGGGAAGGGAAAGCAACTTCATTAGGATTTGATATGCAGACTGTGGGCAAGGACTTGGCTTATACATTACGCAGTGAGACAAGATTTActaattttagaagaaataagGCAACCGCTGGTCTTTCATTTACTTTGCTTGGTGATGCCTTATCAGGTGGAGTTAAGATTGAAGACAAATTGGTTGCCAGTAAGCGGTTCAGGGTGGTTATCAGTGGTGGTGCAATGGCAGGGCGCAACGACATTGCATATGGTGGCAGCTTGGAGGCCCAGTTGAGAGATAAAGATTATCCTTTGGGTCGTTTCTTATCTACTCTCGGGCTCTCTGTTATGGATTGGCATGGGGATCTTGCTGTTGGGTGCAATGTGCAATCTCAAATCCCAGTTGGACGACATACGAACCTGGTTGCCCGGGCGAATTTGAACAATCGAGGGGCAGGACAAATAAGTATTCGATTAAACAGTTCGGAACAGCTTCAAATTGCTTTGGTTGCTCTCATTCCTCTCGTAAAGAAGCTAGTTGGTTATCCTCAACAATTGCAGTATGGGCAATATTAA
- the LOC108338820 gene encoding probable magnesium transporter NIPA6 translates to MTEMGVSDNCKGLILAMSSSAFIGSSFILKKKGLKRAAARGTRAGVGGYAYLLEPLWWAGMVTMIIGEIANFVAYIYAPAVLVTPLGALSIIVSAVLSHFLLKERLPKMGVMGCVSCIVGSIVIVIHAPQEQTPSSVQEIWDLATQPAFLIYVMATVSVVLVLIIHFEPRYGQNNMLVYLGICSLVGSLTVVSIKAIGIAIKLTIDGISQVAYPQTWFFLSVATICVITQLNYLNRALDTFNATIVSPVYYVMFTTLTIIASAIMFKDWSGQDVSSITSEICGFITVLSGTIILHMTREQEDSNMQKTSRWFTREDSMKGVEDEHLIFIHDSDYPER, encoded by the exons ATGACAGAGATGGGGGTTTCGGATAATTGCAAGGGGTTAATACTGGCGATGAGTTCCAGTGCATTCATCGGTTCAAGCTTCATCTTGAAGAAAAAGGGTCTTAAGCGGGCTGCTGCACGCGGTACTCGTGCAG GAGTTGGTGGTTATGCTTATCTGCTAGAGCCGCTTTGGTGGGCTGGCATGGTAACGA TGATTATTGGGGAAATTGCAAATTTTGTGGCTTATATCTATGCTCCGGCAGTTCTGGTGACTCCCCTTGGTGCACTTAGTATTATAGTTAG CGCTGTTTTGTCGCACTTCTTGTTGAAGGAGCGGCTTCCTAAGATGGGCGTGATGGGATGTGTATCCTGCATTGTGGGTTCAATTGTTATTGTCATCCATGCTCCACAGGAGCAGACTCCAAGTTCTGTCCAAGAAATATGGGATCTGGCTACTCAACCAG CATTTCTGATTTACGTGATGGCAACAGTTTCAGTAGTTTTGGTCTTGATCATACACTTTGAACCTCGCTATGGACAGAATAATATGCTGGTTTACCTGGGAATTTGTTCATTAGTGGGCTCACTTACG GTTGTGAGCATAAAAGCCATTGGAATTGCAATAAAGCTTACAATTGATGGAATCAGTCAAGTAGCTTATCCTCAGACTTGGTTTTTTCTTAGCGTGGCAACAATCTGTGTTATTACACAGTTGAATTACCTTAATAGG GCTCTGGACACATTCAATGCTACAATTGTTTCTCCTGTATATTATGTAATGTTCACAACTCTTACAATAATTGCCAGTGCTATAATGTTTAAG GATTGGTCTGGTCAGGATGTCAGCAGCATAACCTCTGAGATATGCGGATTCATCACCGTTCTTTCAGGAACAATCATATTGCACATGACTAGAGAACAGGAAGATTCTAATATGCAAA AGACCTCCAGATGGTTCACTCGTGAGGATTCGATGAAGGGTGTGGAGGATGAACACCTCATTTTCATTCACGATTCAGACTATCCCGAACGTTGA